Proteins from one Actinomycetota bacterium genomic window:
- a CDS encoding asparaginase — AVVDPLRHNCSGKHALFALAGRAARCPRHRLLDPDGPVQRHVLAVVREAVGPPVGVGVDGCGAPAVAVPLADLARAFRQLADPDGRWRTVVAAGLAHPLLVGGTGRLESALLAAGVVAKPGAEGTFGAAWREPSGQRYGVAVKVEDGAHRASATVLYGLLVALEVVPDQVWTPPRVLGGGRPAGSVRWTRQVSAFAERLRAVRRSWSCGGRW, encoded by the coding sequence GCTGTCGTCGACCCGCTCCGCCACAACTGCTCCGGGAAACACGCGCTGTTCGCGCTGGCGGGACGGGCAGCGCGCTGTCCGCGCCACCGGCTGCTGGACCCCGACGGACCCGTCCAACGCCACGTCCTGGCGGTCGTGCGCGAGGCCGTCGGCCCGCCGGTCGGGGTGGGCGTCGACGGGTGCGGGGCACCGGCGGTGGCGGTGCCGCTCGCCGACCTGGCCCGTGCGTTCCGCCAGCTCGCTGATCCCGATGGACGGTGGAGGACGGTGGTGGCGGCCGGGCTGGCACACCCGCTGCTGGTGGGGGGGACCGGCCGTCTGGAGTCGGCTCTGCTGGCGGCGGGTGTGGTGGCCAAGCCGGGAGCGGAGGGGACGTTCGGGGCGGCGTGGCGCGAGCCGTCCGGACAGCGGTACGGGGTGGCGGTCAAGGTCGAGGACGGCGCCCACCGCGCTTCCGCGACCGTGCTGTACGGGCTGCTCGTCGCCTTGGAGGTGGTGCCCGACCAGGTGTGGACGCCCCCACGGGTGCTCGGCGGCGGGCGTCCCGCCGGGTCGGTGCGGTGGACCCGCCAGGTGAGCGCGTTCGCGGAGCGGTTGCGGGCTGTCCGACGCTCGTGGTCATGTGGGGGTCGCTGGTAG
- a CDS encoding helix-turn-helix domain-containing protein: MADQPDEQAASTGDDRSRAAVASARLTELGEYIRDQRSRAQYSLRHLARLAGVSNPYLSQIERGLRKPSAEILQAIAKALQISSETLYVKAGILEERGDVPDLEVAIVRDASLNERQRAALIEIYRSFRRENEVVAVSGGESDDEEAATG; encoded by the coding sequence GTGGCCGACCAGCCCGACGAGCAGGCGGCATCGACTGGTGATGATCGCTCCCGCGCCGCAGTCGCCTCCGCGCGCCTGACCGAGCTCGGGGAGTACATCCGCGACCAACGCAGCCGCGCCCAGTACTCCCTGCGGCACCTGGCGCGTCTCGCTGGCGTGTCGAACCCCTACCTCAGCCAGATCGAGCGGGGCCTGCGCAAGCCCTCCGCGGAGATCCTGCAGGCCATCGCCAAAGCGCTGCAGATCTCCTCGGAGACGCTGTACGTCAAGGCCGGGATCCTCGAGGAACGCGGCGACGTCCCCGACCTGGAGGTCGCGATCGTCCGCGACGCGTCCCTCAACGAGCGCCAACGGGCGGCGCTGATCGAGATCTACCGCTCGTTCCGGCGGGAGAACGAGGTCGTCGCCGTTTCCGGAGGCGAGTCGGACGACGAAGAGGCGGCCACGGGCTGA
- a CDS encoding glycosyltransferase has product MTDAIRRLAVLSVHTSPLDQPGTGDGGGLNVYVLEVARRLAARGVAVDIFTRAAAADLPAVVELGERLHVHHVMAGPRRPIAKSTLHTHLSAFLLGVERRAETVVGHGGYDVIHAHYWMSGWVGRRLRQRWGVPLVQTFHTLARVKDAARGAGEPPEPGVRLLVEEQLVGDADRIVVPVCDEARLLHRSYGTSGARLAVVSPGVDLDVFHPAPAGEPREAPGGDGPLLLFVGRLQPLKAPDVAVRTLARVRDHVPDARLLVVGGASGNGHGRTGPDELLALARSLAVGPAVAVAPARPQGDLADVYRAADVVVVPSRSESFGLVALEAQACGTPVVAARVGGLQAVVGDGGTLVDGHDPSDHAAAVVTYLRDPARRAHAAAAGVRAARQASWDRTVDGILAVYRDVSGITARVQGAGA; this is encoded by the coding sequence GTGACCGACGCGATCCGACGGCTCGCCGTCCTGAGCGTGCACACATCCCCCCTGGACCAACCGGGGACCGGCGACGGTGGCGGCCTGAACGTCTACGTGCTGGAGGTGGCGCGCCGGCTCGCCGCCCGCGGCGTCGCGGTCGACATCTTCACCCGGGCGGCAGCCGCGGACCTGCCCGCGGTCGTGGAGCTCGGAGAGCGGCTGCACGTCCATCACGTGATGGCCGGCCCACGCCGGCCGATCGCCAAGTCGACGCTGCACACCCATCTGTCCGCGTTCCTGTTGGGCGTCGAGAGGCGGGCGGAGACCGTCGTCGGCCACGGCGGCTACGACGTCATCCACGCCCACTACTGGATGTCGGGGTGGGTGGGCCGCCGGCTGCGGCAGCGCTGGGGCGTGCCGCTGGTGCAGACGTTCCACACGCTGGCTCGCGTGAAGGACGCCGCGCGCGGTGCCGGGGAACCGCCCGAACCAGGCGTCCGCCTCCTCGTCGAGGAACAACTGGTCGGCGACGCCGACCGCATCGTCGTCCCCGTCTGCGACGAGGCGAGGCTCCTGCACCGCAGCTACGGCACGTCCGGCGCGCGCCTGGCGGTGGTGTCACCCGGCGTGGACCTGGACGTGTTCCACCCCGCCCCCGCCGGGGAACCTCGTGAGGCTCCCGGAGGCGACGGTCCGTTGCTGCTGTTCGTCGGACGGCTCCAGCCGTTGAAGGCGCCCGACGTCGCGGTCCGCACCCTCGCCCGCGTCCGCGATCACGTCCCCGACGCACGCCTCCTGGTCGTCGGTGGGGCCTCGGGCAACGGTCACGGCCGGACCGGCCCGGACGAACTGCTCGCCCTGGCCCGCAGCCTCGCGGTGGGCCCAGCCGTCGCCGTAGCCCCGGCCCGCCCCCAGGGCGACCTCGCCGACGTGTACCGCGCCGCCGACGTCGTCGTCGTCCCCAGCCGCAGCGAGAGTTTCGGGCTGGTGGCCCTCGAGGCACAGGCCTGCGGCACGCCGGTCGTCGCCGCCCGGGTGGGAGGGCTCCAGGCGGTGGTCGGCGACGGTGGGACGCTGGTCGACGGCCATGACCCGTCCGACCACGCGGCGGCGGTGGTCACCTACCTCCGAGATCCCGCGCGTCGCGCCCACGCCGCAGCCGCAGGCGTGCGCGCCGCCCGGCAGGCGTCCTGGGATCGCACCGTCGACGGGATCCTCGCCGTCTACCGGGACGTGTCCGGGATCACGGCCAGGGTCCAGGGGGCCGGGGCGTGA
- a CDS encoding YbjN domain-containing protein — translation MTARDAAGQVITDELDAAELPHHQVAPDAWTTVLSGERKRTLPVLLSVDDRSLHVEALLCGRPDENHARVYRYLLQRNRKRLPVHFALDDDGDVILTGAIPLATLDATSFDQLLGAVLTTADEVFDAVLRLGFASYIAAEQRWRAANDLPPNPVGGG, via the coding sequence GTGACCGCCCGGGACGCGGCCGGGCAGGTCATCACCGACGAGCTGGACGCCGCGGAGCTGCCCCACCACCAGGTCGCACCCGACGCGTGGACGACCGTCCTCAGCGGTGAACGCAAGCGGACCCTGCCGGTGCTGCTGTCGGTCGACGACCGGTCCCTGCACGTCGAGGCGTTGCTGTGCGGCCGCCCGGACGAGAACCACGCCAGGGTGTACCGCTACCTGTTGCAGCGCAACCGCAAGCGTCTGCCGGTCCACTTCGCGCTCGACGACGACGGCGATGTCATCCTCACCGGGGCGATCCCCTTGGCGACCCTGGATGCGACCAGCTTCGACCAGCTGCTCGGGGCGGTGCTGACCACCGCCGACGAGGTCTTCGACGCCGTCCTGCGGCTGGGCTTCGCCAGCTACATCGCCGCGGAGCAGCGCTGGCGCGCCGCCAACGACCTCCCACCCAACCCCGTCGGTGGCGGGTGA
- a CDS encoding GNAT family N-acetyltransferase gives MDPAANIFASARFLRRWCDHLRGDCDLRLRFVMDAAQVVGVVPEVRERAADGRRTVHFAGGEHVTDYRGPVSRAEHRAAVVDAWLASLAEEADFDELIAGGLAEDAGWAQLLCDRATRAGLEVVDAGVDGVCPRVDLTGGWDAYLQRISGKQRHEIRRKARKLAREGGVVKLVSVDTEDLEGAMATFIAMNRSLDGDKGRFFVDERMQAFFLALAQEFGSDGVLRMHRLDVDGSPAALTVSLVGGADLGEWRLYNSAFDRHLASLAPGMVLVGELIRIAAEEGFTVFDLLRGDEPYKYRFGATDRRVCTVTARPRAAA, from the coding sequence GTGGACCCGGCCGCGAACATCTTCGCCAGCGCACGGTTCCTGCGACGGTGGTGCGACCACCTGCGGGGCGACTGTGACCTGCGCCTGCGGTTCGTCATGGACGCAGCCCAGGTGGTCGGCGTGGTCCCCGAGGTCCGCGAGCGTGCAGCCGATGGGCGCCGCACCGTGCACTTCGCCGGCGGGGAACACGTCACCGACTACCGCGGGCCGGTGAGTCGTGCGGAACACCGCGCCGCGGTGGTCGACGCCTGGCTCGCGTCGCTGGCCGAGGAAGCGGACTTCGACGAGCTGATCGCCGGAGGGCTCGCCGAGGATGCCGGATGGGCGCAGCTGCTGTGCGACCGCGCGACCCGCGCCGGGTTGGAGGTCGTTGACGCCGGTGTCGACGGGGTCTGTCCCCGGGTCGACCTCACCGGCGGGTGGGACGCCTACCTGCAGCGCATCAGCGGGAAGCAGCGCCACGAGATCCGGCGCAAAGCCCGGAAACTCGCCCGGGAAGGCGGTGTCGTGAAGCTGGTCTCGGTCGACACGGAGGACCTCGAAGGTGCGATGGCCACGTTCATCGCGATGAACCGGTCGCTGGACGGTGACAAGGGACGCTTCTTCGTCGACGAGCGCATGCAGGCGTTCTTCCTCGCCCTGGCGCAGGAGTTCGGTTCCGACGGCGTCCTGCGGATGCACCGCCTCGACGTCGACGGCAGCCCCGCAGCGCTCACCGTCTCGCTGGTCGGCGGCGCTGACCTCGGCGAGTGGCGCCTGTACAACTCGGCGTTCGACCGCCACCTGGCGAGCCTCGCGCCCGGCATGGTGCTGGTCGGGGAGCTGATACGTATCGCCGCGGAGGAGGGCTTCACGGTGTTCGACCTGCTCCGCGGCGACGAGCCGTACAAGTACCGGTTCGGGGCCACCGACCGGCGCGTGTGCACGGTCACCGCCCGGCCACGAGCGGCGGCGTGA
- a CDS encoding proline dehydrogenase family protein, whose amino-acid sequence MSGSPGAVLRRALIAASASTTLRRAAEQLPVARAVATRFVAGETLDDALRAAVRLHRRGFAVSLDYLGEAVDEPAVARRAADVYRQALDRLAAAGLDGSLSVKPTQLGLAISRSLCRDLIAEICHHADRAGTDVTLDMESSAYTQATVDLVLELRAAGHGNLGCAVQSYLYRTPDDVATLVAAGASLRLCKGAYAEPPSIAYPDRADVDAAFARLADTLLRTAHYPRIATHDHRLIHRAKNTARRDGRAADDFEFQMLYGVREPLQRALVADGWRLRIYVPFGGEWYPYFMRRLAERPANVAFFLRALVGRR is encoded by the coding sequence GTGAGCGGGTCGCCAGGTGCGGTGCTGCGGCGAGCACTGATCGCCGCGTCGGCGAGCACGACCCTGCGACGTGCTGCCGAGCAGCTGCCGGTCGCACGCGCCGTCGCGACCCGGTTCGTCGCCGGAGAGACCCTCGACGACGCGCTCCGCGCCGCCGTCCGACTGCATCGACGCGGCTTCGCGGTGAGCCTGGACTACCTCGGCGAAGCGGTCGACGAGCCGGCCGTCGCCCGCCGAGCGGCCGACGTCTACCGCCAGGCGCTCGACCGGCTCGCTGCCGCCGGCCTCGACGGATCCCTGTCGGTCAAACCGACCCAGCTGGGCCTGGCGATCTCACGGTCGCTGTGCCGCGACCTGATCGCCGAGATCTGCCACCACGCCGACCGCGCCGGCACCGACGTCACCCTCGACATGGAGAGCAGCGCCTACACGCAGGCGACCGTGGACCTGGTCCTCGAGCTGCGCGCCGCGGGTCACGGCAACCTCGGCTGTGCCGTGCAGAGCTACCTGTACCGCACCCCCGACGACGTCGCGACGCTCGTCGCGGCGGGTGCGTCGCTGCGGCTGTGCAAAGGTGCGTACGCCGAACCCCCGTCGATCGCCTACCCCGACCGGGCCGATGTCGACGCCGCGTTCGCGCGGCTCGCCGACACCCTCCTGCGCACCGCCCACTACCCGCGTATCGCGACGCACGACCACCGGCTGATCCACCGCGCCAAGAACACCGCCCGTCGCGACGGCCGGGCGGCGGACGACTTCGAGTTCCAGATGCTCTACGGGGTCCGAGAACCACTGCAGCGGGCCCTCGTCGCGGACGGCTGGCGGCTGCGGATCTACGTCCCGTTCGGCGGCGAGTGGTACCCGTACTTCATGCGCCGCCTGGCGGAGCGCCCCGCCAACGTCGCGTTCTTCCTCCGCGCCCTGGTCGGGCGGCGCTGA